In Gadus morhua chromosome 2, gadMor3.0, whole genome shotgun sequence, a single window of DNA contains:
- the tfap4 gene encoding transcription factor AP-4, producing MEYFMVPAQKVPSLQHFRKTEKEVIGGLCSLANIPLTPETARDQERRIRREIANSNERRRMQSINAGFQSLKTLIPHSDGEKLSKAAILQQTTDYIFCLEQEKTRLLNQNNQLKRFIQEFSGSSPKRRRTEEKDEGIGSPDILEEEKTEDLRREMIELRQQLAKERSVRMMLEEQMEGVDSQLHPERLKVITQQVPPEQRIHSLAQLQHKHEQLDTDVTPACSPQASPPASPPAPTHHATVIVPAPAQTPHPHHVTVVTMGPTSVINTVSTSRHNLDTIVQAIQHIEGRVCAGEEDQRRAVIVSSGRALSSPAASDTASNSDGADDSLLP from the exons CCTGGCCAACATTCCCCTGACGCCGGAGACGGCGAGGGACCAGGAACGCCGCATCCGCCGGGAGATCGCCAACAGCAACGAGCGGCGGCGCATGCAGAGCATCAACGCCGGCTTCCAGTCGCTCAAGACGCTGATCCCCCACAGCGACGGGGAGAAGCTCAGCAAg GCGGCCATACTACAGCAGACCACAGATTACATCTTTTgcctggagcaggagaagacgaggcttctgaatcagaacaATCAGCTCAAGCGCTTCATACAG GAGTTCAGCGGGTCCTCCCCAAAGAGGAGGCGCACCGAGGAGAAGGACGAAGGCATCGGCTCCCCGgacatcctggaggaggagaagacggagGACCTGAGGAGGGAGATGATCGAGCTGAGGCAGCAGCTGGCAAAGGAGCGCTCGGTCCGCATGATgctggaggagcag ATGGAGGGCGTGGACTCCCAGCTGCACCCAGAGAGGCTGAAGGTGATCACCCAGCAGGTGCCGCCCGAGCAGCGCATCCACAGCCTGGCCCAGCTGCAGCACAAGCACGAGCAGCTGGACACGGACGTCACTCCGGCCTGCAGCCCGCAG GCATCGCCCCCGGCcagtccccccgcccccacccaccacGCCACGGTCATCGTTCCGGCGCCGGCCCAGACTCCCCATCCGCATCACGTCACCGTGGTAACCATGGGCCCGACGTCCGTCATCAACACAGTGTCCACGTCCAGGCACAACCTGGACACCATCGTTCAG GCGATCCAGCACATCGAGGGCCGGGTGTGCGCGGGCGAGGAGGACCAGCGGCGGGCGGTCATCGTGTCCTCGGGGCGCGCCCTCTCCAGCCCGGCCGCCTCGGACACGGCCTCCAACAGCGACGGCGCCGACGACTCACTGTTGCCCTGA